From a region of the Dickeya poaceiphila genome:
- a CDS encoding YhcH/YjgK/YiaL family protein has product MIICDQQDWSREKYALHPIIHQAIDYISTTNFATMATGKYDIIPGKMFCLLQEFTTEPATDRLAESHFQYVDIQYLLQGEETIGVARGSRRNSVIEDKSEHHDIVFYRETQNESFISLTPGMFAVFFPEDLHRPCCQSNGPSFIRKAVIKIHISLFTDC; this is encoded by the coding sequence ATGATTATTTGTGATCAACAAGACTGGAGCCGAGAGAAATACGCATTACATCCCATTATTCATCAAGCCATCGATTATATTTCTACAACCAACTTCGCTACGATGGCGACCGGGAAATATGACATTATCCCCGGAAAAATGTTCTGCTTATTACAGGAATTCACCACCGAACCGGCCACGGACAGGCTGGCAGAATCGCATTTCCAGTATGTTGACATTCAATATTTATTACAGGGAGAAGAAACTATCGGCGTTGCGCGAGGTAGCCGTCGTAATAGCGTGATTGAAGATAAAAGCGAACATCACGATATTGTTTTTTATCGTGAAACGCAAAACGAGAGTTTTATTTCATTAACACCCGGCATGTTTGCCGTTTTCTTTCCGGAAGATCTACATCGGCCATGTTGCCAAAGCAATGGTCCCTCTTTTATTCGAAAAGCAGTTATTAAAATTCACATCAGTTTATTTACGGATTGCTGA
- the glgA gene encoding glycogen synthase GlgA: MRVLHVCSELFPLLKTGGLADVVGALPSAQIEAGMDVRVLLPAFPDLKKGIPDTQVVRELDTFGGHVTLRYGHYNGVGVYLIDVPHLYERAGSPYHDTSLFAYTDNFLRFGLLGWMGAEMASGVDPFWRPDIVHAHDWHAGLACAYLAAKGRPAKSVFTVHNLAYQGLFDARHMSDLRLPPEYFQMYGLEFYGQISYLKAGLYYSDHITTVSPTYAHEITQAEYGYGMEGLLKSREEADRLSGILNGVDDDIWNPAHDSLLTATYSRDALARKAENKRHLQTAMGLKVDDRAPVFAIVSRLTSQKGLDIALQAVPDLLEQGGQLVVLGAGDATLQEGFLAAAAEYHGRVGVQIGYHEAFSHRIIGGADVIMVPSRFEPCGLTQLYGLKYGTLPLVRRTGGLADTVADCSLENLADGLASGFVFSDCNAASLSRAIRRVFVLWSRPSLWRYVQRQAMAMDFSWQVAAKAYRALYQRLW; encoded by the coding sequence ATGCGGGTATTACATGTGTGTTCAGAGCTGTTCCCTCTGTTGAAAACCGGGGGACTGGCAGATGTAGTGGGGGCGTTGCCCAGCGCGCAGATTGAGGCGGGGATGGATGTGCGGGTGCTGTTGCCTGCGTTTCCCGACCTGAAAAAGGGGATTCCGGATACGCAGGTGGTACGGGAGCTGGATACGTTTGGCGGCCATGTCACATTACGTTACGGTCATTACAACGGGGTGGGCGTCTACCTGATCGATGTTCCTCACCTGTATGAACGGGCCGGCAGTCCTTATCACGACACCTCGTTGTTCGCCTATACAGACAACTTTCTACGTTTCGGTCTGTTGGGCTGGATGGGGGCGGAAATGGCCAGCGGCGTTGATCCGTTCTGGCGACCGGACATTGTACATGCCCATGACTGGCACGCCGGGCTGGCCTGCGCCTATCTGGCGGCGAAGGGCCGACCGGCAAAATCGGTATTTACCGTCCATAATCTGGCTTATCAGGGATTATTTGATGCCCGTCACATGTCGGATCTGCGGTTGCCGCCGGAGTACTTCCAGATGTACGGGCTGGAATTTTACGGCCAGATCTCGTATCTCAAGGCCGGGCTGTACTATTCGGATCATATCACCACCGTTAGCCCGACCTATGCCCATGAAATCACCCAGGCTGAATATGGCTACGGTATGGAGGGGTTGCTGAAATCACGGGAAGAGGCTGACCGCTTGTCCGGTATCCTCAACGGGGTGGATGACGATATCTGGAATCCGGCGCACGATTCGCTGCTGACTGCCACCTACAGCCGCGATGCGCTGGCGCGCAAGGCGGAGAACAAGCGGCACTTGCAGACGGCGATGGGGCTTAAGGTGGATGATCGGGCGCCGGTGTTCGCTATTGTCAGCCGTCTCACCAGCCAGAAAGGGTTGGATATCGCGTTGCAAGCCGTGCCGGATTTGCTGGAACAAGGGGGACAACTGGTGGTGCTGGGGGCAGGCGACGCTACCTTGCAGGAAGGTTTTCTGGCGGCGGCGGCGGAGTATCACGGTCGTGTCGGCGTACAGATTGGTTATCACGAAGCATTTTCGCACCGCATTATTGGCGGGGCGGATGTGATTATGGTTCCTAGTCGGTTCGAACCCTGTGGTTTGACTCAGTTGTATGGTCTGAAATACGGCACGTTACCGCTGGTCAGACGCACCGGCGGACTGGCGGATACCGTGGCGGATTGCTCGCTGGAAAATTTGGCCGATGGCCTGGCGAGCGGTTTTGTGTTCAGCGATTGCAATGCTGCGTCGCTGTCGCGGGCGATTCGTCGGGTTTTTGTATTGTGGTCGCGCCCTTCGCTGTGGCGCTATGTACAGCGTCAGGCAATGGCAATGGATTTTAGTTGGCAGGTTGCTGCAAAGGCCTATCGTGCGCTTTATCAACGTTTGTGGTAG
- the glpE gene encoding thiosulfate sulfurtransferase GlpE: MEQFEAIDIEQAYQRWQQGQVLVDIRDPQSFGAAHVPGSTHLTNETLSDFVRGADFEQPVMVMCYHGISSRNAADYLLSLGFEAVYSVDGGFDAWQKRFPQDVAAG; encoded by the coding sequence ATGGAGCAGTTTGAGGCAATCGATATTGAGCAGGCGTATCAGCGCTGGCAGCAAGGTCAGGTGCTGGTGGATATTCGTGACCCGCAGAGTTTCGGCGCTGCGCATGTACCAGGTTCAACTCATCTTACCAATGAAACGCTGTCCGATTTTGTGCGCGGCGCTGATTTTGAGCAGCCGGTGATGGTGATGTGCTACCACGGCATCAGCAGCCGTAATGCGGCGGATTACCTGTTAAGTCTTGGCTTTGAAGCGGTGTATAGCGTGGATGGCGGTTTCGATGCCTGGCAAAAACGCTTTCCGCAGGATGTGGCGGCAGGGTAA
- the glgP gene encoding glycogen phosphorylase, translating to MNSPFIYNSPTLSVDALKHSIAYKLMFTVGKDPSVASKHDWLNAAVLAVRDRMVERWLRSNRAQLSQDVRQVYYLSMEFLLGRTLSNALLAMGMFDDLRDALEAMGLDLNELLEEEDDPALGNGGLGRLAACFLDSLATMALPGRGYGIRYEYGMFRQNIIDGKQAESPDYWLEYGNPWEFVRHSTRYKVRFGGRIQQEGSKTRWLETEEIIACAYDQIIPGFDTDATNTLRLWAAQASNEINLGKFNQGDYFAAVEDKNHSENVSRVLYPDDSTYSGRELRLRQEYFLVSATVQDILSRHWMMHKTYANLAEKFAIHLNDTHPVLAIPELMRLLIDEHKFTWDAAWEVVTKVFSYTNHTLMGEALETWPVDMMGKILPRHLQLIFEINERFLEDVQARFPNDNALLTRVSIVDETHGRKVRMAWLAVICSHKVNGVSQLHTDLMVQSLFADFARIYPDRFCNKTNGVTPRRWLSLANPSLSKVLDDAIGKTWRTDLSQLEDLKPHIDFPAFLQKVRKAKQENKKRLAIYIAQHLDIVVDPNALFDVQIKRIHEYKRQLLNVLHLITLYNRIKDDPDLERVPRVAIFAGKAASAYYMAKHIIHLINDVANVVNNDPVVKDKLKIVFIPNYGVSLAQIIIPAADLSEQISLAGTEASGTSNMKFALNGALTIGTLDGANVEMRERVGEENIFIFGNTAEQVEELRRNGYNPREFYNQDEELHRVLTQIATGVFSPDDPHRYADLFDSLVNFGDHYQLLADYRSYVDSHDKVDEVYRDEDEWTRRTLQNIANMGYFSSDRTIQEYADDIWHIKPTRL from the coding sequence ATGAACTCTCCATTTATCTACAACTCACCTACGCTCAGCGTAGACGCGTTGAAACATTCTATCGCTTATAAGCTGATGTTTACCGTCGGCAAGGATCCCAGCGTCGCCAGTAAACATGACTGGCTGAATGCCGCCGTGCTGGCGGTACGGGATCGTATGGTAGAGCGCTGGCTGCGGTCCAATCGTGCACAGCTATCGCAGGATGTCCGGCAGGTTTACTACTTGTCGATGGAGTTCCTGCTGGGGCGTACGCTATCCAACGCTCTGTTGGCGATGGGAATGTTCGACGATCTGCGGGACGCGCTGGAAGCGATGGGGCTGGATCTGAACGAACTGCTGGAAGAAGAGGACGATCCGGCGTTGGGCAACGGCGGCCTTGGTCGGCTGGCAGCCTGTTTTCTCGACTCGCTCGCCACCATGGCGCTGCCGGGACGCGGTTACGGCATCCGTTACGAATATGGCATGTTTCGGCAAAATATTATCGACGGCAAGCAGGCGGAATCACCGGATTACTGGCTGGAATATGGTAACCCGTGGGAATTTGTTCGCCACAGCACCCGCTACAAAGTGCGCTTTGGTGGCCGCATCCAGCAGGAAGGCAGTAAAACCCGCTGGCTGGAAACCGAGGAGATCATTGCCTGCGCTTATGATCAGATAATCCCCGGTTTTGATACCGACGCCACCAATACCCTGCGGCTGTGGGCGGCGCAGGCCAGTAACGAAATCAACCTCGGTAAATTCAATCAGGGTGACTATTTCGCGGCGGTGGAGGATAAAAACCACTCCGAAAACGTGTCGCGTGTGCTGTACCCCGATGACTCTACATATTCTGGCCGCGAACTGCGCTTACGTCAGGAATACTTTCTGGTGTCCGCTACGGTGCAGGATATTCTCAGCCGCCATTGGATGATGCATAAAACCTACGCCAATCTGGCGGAAAAATTTGCTATCCATCTCAATGATACTCACCCGGTGCTGGCGATTCCGGAACTGATGCGCTTGTTGATCGACGAGCACAAGTTCACGTGGGATGCGGCCTGGGAGGTTGTCACCAAGGTATTCTCCTACACTAACCACACCCTGATGGGGGAAGCGCTGGAGACATGGCCGGTCGATATGATGGGCAAAATCCTGCCGCGCCATCTGCAACTGATCTTTGAAATCAACGAACGTTTTCTGGAGGATGTGCAGGCGCGTTTCCCGAACGACAACGCGTTGCTGACGCGGGTATCGATAGTGGATGAAACCCATGGACGCAAAGTTCGTATGGCATGGCTGGCCGTCATCTGTAGCCATAAGGTGAATGGGGTGTCTCAGTTACATACTGACCTGATGGTACAGTCGCTGTTTGCCGATTTCGCTCGTATTTACCCGGACCGTTTTTGTAACAAAACCAATGGCGTGACTCCCCGGCGCTGGCTGTCGCTGGCGAACCCGTCACTGTCTAAAGTGTTGGATGACGCGATTGGCAAAACCTGGCGCACGGACCTGAGCCAACTGGAAGACCTGAAGCCGCATATCGATTTTCCCGCTTTCCTGCAGAAGGTACGTAAGGCCAAACAGGAAAACAAAAAGCGGCTGGCGATATACATTGCTCAGCATCTGGATATTGTGGTGGACCCGAATGCGCTATTTGATGTGCAGATCAAGCGTATTCACGAGTACAAACGCCAGTTGCTCAACGTGTTGCACCTGATAACGCTGTACAACCGCATCAAGGATGACCCGGATCTGGAGCGCGTACCGCGCGTCGCCATCTTTGCCGGTAAAGCGGCATCGGCGTATTACATGGCCAAACACATCATTCATCTGATCAATGATGTCGCCAACGTGGTGAACAACGATCCGGTAGTGAAAGACAAACTGAAAATTGTCTTTATCCCGAATTACGGCGTGAGTCTGGCGCAGATCATTATTCCGGCGGCTGACCTGTCGGAGCAGATCTCGCTGGCGGGTACCGAAGCGTCTGGCACCAGTAATATGAAATTTGCGCTCAACGGCGCACTGACTATCGGTACGCTGGACGGTGCCAACGTCGAAATGCGTGAACGGGTCGGGGAAGAGAATATCTTCATTTTTGGCAATACGGCGGAGCAGGTGGAAGAATTACGTCGTAACGGTTACAACCCGCGTGAATTCTACAATCAGGACGAAGAGTTGCACCGGGTGCTGACGCAAATAGCGACCGGCGTGTTCAGCCCGGACGATCCACACCGCTATGCTGATTTGTTTGATTCACTGGTCAATTTCGGCGATCACTATCAACTACTGGCGGATTATCGCAGTTATGTGGATAGCCACGACAAAGTGGACGAGGTATACCGCGATGAAGATGAATGGACGCGTCGTACCTTGCAAAACATTGCCAATATGGGCTATTTCTCCTCTGATCGCACTATTCAGGAATATGCCGATGACATCTGGCATATCAAGCCGACACGGTTGTAG
- the glgC gene encoding glucose-1-phosphate adenylyltransferase: MVSTDKHDPLMLARQLPLKSVALILAGGRGTRLKDLTAHRAKPAVHFGGKYRIIDFALSNCLNSGIRRIGVITQYQSHTLVQHIQRGWSFLNVEMNEFVDLLPAQQRHDENDHWYRGTADAVCHNLDIIRRYGAEYVVILAGDHIYKMDYSRMLLDHVENGAECSVACIPVPISEAHAFGVMSVDKDNRIISFDEKPAKPTAMPDNPDMALASMGIYVFNANYLYRILEEDICTSDSSHDFGKDLLPKIVAQGHAWAHPFTLSCVTSSDNAPPYWRDVGTLEAYWRANLDLASVMPELDMYDHNWPIRSAMEALPPAKFVQDRSGSHGLTMNSLVSGGCIVSGSVVTHSVLFSRVRINSFCSIDSSVLLPDVNIGRSCRLHRCIVDRACDIPEGMVIGENAEDDSRRFYRSEEGIVLVTRAMLARLKS; the protein is encoded by the coding sequence ATGGTAAGTACTGACAAACACGATCCTCTCATGCTGGCCAGGCAGTTGCCTCTGAAATCTGTGGCGCTGATTTTGGCGGGCGGGCGTGGGACCCGGCTGAAAGACTTAACGGCGCATCGCGCCAAGCCCGCAGTGCACTTTGGCGGTAAATATCGAATTATCGATTTTGCCCTCTCTAATTGCCTAAATTCCGGTATCCGCCGAATTGGCGTGATTACCCAGTATCAGTCGCACACGCTGGTGCAGCATATCCAGCGTGGCTGGTCGTTCCTGAATGTTGAGATGAACGAATTTGTCGATTTGCTGCCGGCGCAGCAACGGCACGACGAAAACGATCACTGGTATCGTGGTACTGCCGATGCCGTATGCCACAACCTGGATATTATCCGGCGCTATGGCGCGGAATATGTCGTGATTCTGGCGGGTGACCACATCTATAAGATGGACTATTCCCGTATGTTGCTGGATCACGTGGAAAACGGCGCCGAGTGTTCGGTAGCTTGCATCCCGGTCCCCATCAGTGAAGCGCACGCCTTTGGCGTGATGAGCGTGGATAAAGACAACCGCATTATCAGCTTCGATGAAAAACCGGCCAAACCCACAGCGATGCCGGATAACCCGGACATGGCGCTGGCCAGCATGGGGATCTACGTATTTAACGCGAACTACCTGTATCGGATACTGGAGGAGGATATCTGTACCTCAGATTCCAGCCATGACTTCGGTAAAGATCTGCTTCCGAAAATTGTCGCTCAGGGCCATGCCTGGGCACACCCCTTCACGCTCTCCTGCGTTACCTCGTCTGACAATGCGCCGCCATACTGGCGCGATGTGGGAACGCTGGAAGCTTACTGGCGCGCTAACCTTGACCTGGCTTCGGTGATGCCGGAACTGGATATGTACGACCATAACTGGCCGATCCGTTCGGCAATGGAAGCGTTGCCGCCTGCCAAATTCGTACAGGACCGCTCCGGCAGCCATGGGCTGACGATGAACTCGCTGGTCTCCGGCGGATGCATTGTTTCCGGCTCGGTAGTGACGCACTCGGTGCTGTTTTCGCGGGTGCGAATTAACTCCTTCTGCAGCATCGATTCATCCGTGCTATTGCCGGATGTCAACATAGGGCGTTCATGCCGTTTGCATCGTTGCATTGTTGATCGCGCCTGCGACATTCCTGAAGGCATGGTGATTGGCGAGAACGCCGAGGATGACAGCCGTCGCTTTTATCGTTCTGAAGAAGGGATTGTGCTGGTGACGCGTGCCATGCTGGCCAGGCTCAAATCCTAG
- a CDS encoding MFS transporter, whose product MKNTTSALQDNRVIPASPITRLRWGIIFILLMAAVINYLDRANLSIANTTIAKEFGFSATQMGLLLSAFLWPYALANLPAGWLVDKLGPKKMFSGAVGLWSAFTVLAGFINGYSMFYGLRMLLGIAESPFFTSGIKITHRWFSARERGLPTAIINTGSQIANAIAPPILTVLLLTLGWRGMFIAIGLAGIPLLIIWLKFYREPTEAEERNIHADTAVTTAPGHDAAKARQGWGALFRHKTTWFMILGNFSIMFTIWVYLTWLPGYLEKSLGFTLKQTGWIASIPFLAGILGVLCGGAISDRLIRRGVNTITARKIPIVMGAALAACFVAPIPFVSNTSLSILLLSLGYFCSQLPSGVIWTLATDIAPKEQVASLGAIQNFGGFLGAASAPIITGVILDATGVFTNVFFLGAGLLMLGALSYGLFVKKPIEV is encoded by the coding sequence ATGAAAAATACGACTTCTGCCTTACAAGACAATAGGGTTATCCCTGCCTCGCCGATTACCCGCTTACGCTGGGGGATCATTTTCATTCTGTTGATGGCGGCGGTCATCAATTACCTTGACCGCGCCAACTTAAGTATTGCCAATACCACCATCGCCAAAGAATTCGGTTTTAGCGCCACTCAGATGGGGTTGCTACTGTCCGCCTTCCTGTGGCCTTATGCGCTCGCCAACCTGCCGGCAGGCTGGCTGGTGGACAAACTGGGGCCGAAAAAGATGTTTTCCGGCGCAGTAGGGTTATGGTCAGCCTTTACCGTGCTGGCTGGATTCATCAACGGCTATTCTATGTTTTATGGCTTACGCATGTTGCTGGGTATCGCTGAATCGCCCTTTTTTACGTCAGGCATTAAAATCACCCATCGTTGGTTTTCTGCCCGCGAACGCGGCCTGCCGACCGCCATCATCAATACCGGCTCACAGATAGCCAACGCCATTGCGCCGCCGATTTTGACCGTGCTGCTGCTGACGCTGGGCTGGCGGGGTATGTTTATTGCCATTGGTCTGGCTGGCATTCCGTTGCTGATTATCTGGCTGAAGTTTTATCGTGAACCAACAGAGGCCGAAGAGCGCAACATCCACGCTGACACCGCAGTGACAACAGCGCCCGGCCATGACGCAGCAAAAGCCCGACAAGGCTGGGGAGCACTTTTCCGCCATAAAACCACCTGGTTCATGATTCTGGGTAATTTCTCCATCATGTTCACCATCTGGGTTTATCTGACCTGGCTGCCGGGTTATCTGGAAAAATCCCTCGGCTTTACGCTGAAACAAACCGGTTGGATCGCCTCTATTCCGTTCCTCGCCGGTATTCTCGGCGTGCTGTGCGGCGGGGCCATCTCTGATCGTCTGATCCGTCGCGGCGTCAACACCATTACCGCCCGTAAAATTCCGATCGTCATGGGGGCGGCACTGGCGGCCTGCTTTGTTGCACCGATTCCGTTTGTCAGCAACACCTCGCTGTCTATTTTGCTGCTGTCATTGGGTTATTTCTGCTCGCAGTTGCCTTCCGGCGTCATCTGGACGCTGGCGACCGACATCGCCCCTAAAGAACAGGTAGCGTCACTCGGAGCGATTCAGAATTTCGGTGGTTTTCTCGGCGCGGCCAGCGCCCCTATCATCACCGGCGTGATTTTGGATGCCACCGGGGTATTTACCAATGTCTTCTTTCTGGGCGCAGGCTTGCTGATGCTGGGTGCATTGAGCTACGGCTTGTTTGTTAAAAAACCGATTGAAGTTTGA
- the glpD gene encoding glycerol-3-phosphate dehydrogenase, producing the protein METQDLIVIGGGINGTGIAADAAGRGLSVLLLEAQDLACATSSASSKLIHGGLRYLEHYEFRLVGEALSEREVLLKMAPHIIFPMRFRLPHQPHLRPAWMIRAGLFMYDHLGKRVSLPSSYGLRFGHESVLKPELTRGFEYSDCWVDDARLVVLNAQEVVRRGGEVKTRMKVTRAHRENGLWIVDAEDTHSGETHRWQAKGLVNATGPWVRQFFDDGLALPSPYGIRLIKGSHIVVPRVHQEQQAYILQNKDHRIVFVIPWQDEFSIIGTTDVEYHGDPHQVKIDDNEIRYLLDVYNDHFKKQLTRDDIVWTYSGVRPLCDDESDSPQAITRDYTLSVADENGKAPLLSVFGGKLTTYRKLAEHALEKLVKYYPQAGQAWTRNAILPGGDISGNREDYAATLRRRYNLPEALARRYSRTYGTQSEKILGNAQALSDLGEHFGHNLYEAELRYLVEHEWVVSLEDAIWRRTKLGMWLDDAQKQRVADWLASYRSQLAKAG; encoded by the coding sequence GTGGAAACCCAAGATCTGATCGTGATCGGCGGAGGCATTAACGGTACTGGCATCGCAGCGGATGCCGCCGGTCGTGGGCTGTCCGTCCTGCTGCTGGAGGCACAGGATCTGGCTTGCGCCACCTCTTCCGCCAGTTCAAAGCTGATTCACGGCGGCCTGCGCTATCTGGAACATTACGAGTTCCGCCTGGTGGGCGAAGCCTTATCTGAACGCGAAGTGCTGCTAAAGATGGCGCCGCACATCATTTTCCCGATGCGTTTTCGCTTGCCGCACCAACCGCATCTGCGCCCGGCCTGGATGATCCGCGCCGGTCTGTTCATGTATGACCATTTGGGTAAACGCGTTAGCCTGCCGTCCAGTTACGGGTTGCGGTTTGGTCATGAATCTGTATTGAAGCCGGAACTGACGCGCGGTTTCGAATATTCCGACTGCTGGGTGGACGATGCACGTCTGGTGGTGCTGAACGCGCAGGAAGTGGTACGCCGCGGCGGCGAGGTGAAAACGCGCATGAAAGTCACCCGCGCCCACCGTGAAAACGGTCTGTGGATCGTCGATGCTGAAGATACGCACAGTGGTGAAACCCACCGCTGGCAGGCAAAAGGACTGGTCAACGCGACCGGCCCGTGGGTACGCCAGTTCTTTGACGACGGTCTGGCGCTACCATCGCCGTACGGTATTCGTCTGATCAAAGGCAGCCATATCGTTGTTCCGCGCGTGCATCAGGAACAACAAGCCTACATCCTGCAAAATAAAGACCACCGTATTGTGTTTGTGATTCCGTGGCAGGACGAATTTTCCATCATCGGCACCACGGATGTGGAGTACCACGGCGATCCGCATCAGGTGAAGATCGATGACAACGAAATTCGTTACCTGCTGGATGTGTATAACGATCACTTCAAAAAGCAGCTGACGCGCGACGATATCGTCTGGACGTATTCGGGTGTACGCCCGTTGTGCGACGACGAATCCGATTCACCGCAAGCCATCACCCGCGACTACACGCTGTCAGTGGCCGATGAAAACGGTAAGGCGCCGCTGTTGTCGGTGTTCGGCGGCAAACTGACCACCTACCGCAAATTAGCCGAACATGCACTGGAAAAGCTGGTGAAGTACTACCCGCAGGCCGGACAAGCGTGGACTCGCAACGCGATTCTGCCCGGTGGCGACATCAGCGGCAACCGTGAAGATTATGCCGCGACATTACGCCGCCGTTATAACCTGCCGGAAGCGCTGGCGCGCCGTTACAGCCGTACCTACGGTACTCAGAGCGAGAAAATTCTCGGTAATGCGCAAGCCTTAAGCGATCTGGGCGAACATTTCGGTCATAACCTGTACGAAGCCGAGTTACGCTATCTGGTAGAACATGAGTGGGTTGTGTCGCTGGAAGACGCTATCTGGCGCCGCACCAAGCTCGGCATGTGGCTGGACGACGCCCAAAAGCAGCGCGTCGCCGACTGGCTTGCCAGCTACCGCAGCCAGTTAGCGAAAGCGGGTTAA
- a CDS encoding dihydrodipicolinate synthase family protein has translation MKSIEGIVPVMLTPFNTSNEIDYPGLAKLIDWYLDKGVDALFAVCQSSEMLFLSLEERVNLARFVVEQVAGRIPVIASGHISDDINNQIAELQAMAETGIDALVLVTNHLDPKNQGSATFFETLETLLASLPATLPLGLYECPAPYRRLLTDEELMHCANSGRFVVLKDVSCDLPTVERRVKLTAGTPLNIINANAAIAFPAMRAGSKGFSGVFTNFHPELYQWLYSQSHQQPELAQELATFLSLAAVTETLGYPKNAKIYHQRLGTFEHDHCRVTRDNVLEKFWALSVILDQIRQGTEHYQNKIQQR, from the coding sequence ATGAAAAGCATCGAAGGCATCGTTCCCGTCATGCTGACCCCGTTTAACACCAGCAATGAAATAGACTACCCCGGTCTGGCGAAATTGATCGATTGGTATCTGGACAAAGGCGTGGACGCGCTGTTCGCGGTCTGCCAGTCCAGCGAAATGTTGTTTCTCAGCCTGGAGGAGCGCGTAAATCTGGCGCGTTTCGTGGTAGAACAGGTCGCAGGACGCATACCGGTTATCGCCTCCGGTCACATCAGCGACGACATCAATAACCAGATAGCCGAATTGCAGGCGATGGCGGAAACCGGCATCGACGCACTGGTGTTGGTCACCAACCATCTGGACCCGAAAAACCAGGGATCGGCGACGTTCTTTGAGACGCTGGAGACCTTGCTGGCATCCCTGCCTGCAACGTTGCCGCTCGGCCTGTACGAGTGCCCGGCGCCGTATCGCCGTCTGTTAACCGATGAAGAATTGATGCACTGCGCCAACAGTGGCCGCTTTGTGGTACTCAAAGACGTGAGCTGCGACCTGCCAACGGTAGAACGCCGGGTGAAACTCACTGCCGGCACACCGCTGAATATCATCAACGCCAACGCCGCCATCGCGTTTCCGGCAATGCGCGCCGGTTCCAAAGGCTTTAGCGGCGTGTTCACCAATTTCCACCCAGAGCTATATCAGTGGCTTTATTCCCAAAGCCATCAGCAACCAGAACTGGCGCAGGAACTGGCGACCTTCCTGTCATTGGCGGCAGTGACCGAAACGTTGGGCTACCCCAAAAACGCCAAAATTTACCACCAGCGTCTGGGAACTTTCGAGCACGATCACTGCCGGGTCACCAGAGATAATGTGCTGGAAAAATTCTGGGCCTTGTCGGTGATCCTCGATCAAATTCGTCAGGGAACGGAACACTACCAGAACAAAATTCAGCAACGATAA